One Coccinella septempunctata chromosome 1, icCocSept1.1, whole genome shotgun sequence DNA window includes the following coding sequences:
- the LOC123315924 gene encoding tubulin polyglutamylase complex subunit 2-like: MKRIKKNFKIDSLIVKWILSYYLNKKAIVEITRERKMNRNNMGFFVDKVSEDSFYQNLLIGLPNVLDKLPNIHEKKLNRYPPATKLQVRNWENSNGVNLPQDLHDFYLSCNGLSYTYTFSYEPTNREDQKINKLHAKIEINPIENLILIVGYEIKSTARIYYDGYFYKLDLSAESKVFELSKNENFQVVLVYTDRKNLSSIWIYKNGIFYFTASDVTTYLRMAIAHLGAPGWQYIFSPLVLPGRTREMLNVIAPSILTRTLNQDSNVAELNVINPNLFNVDYEGMNESKKCNETLLNKKFSANTIGRKSSSATIGRKSSTATIGRKASSVVSSNSEKLKKRTISKRRPFTPRF; this comes from the exons ATGaagagaattaaaaaaaacttcaaaattgatAGTTTGATTGTCAAATGGATACTTTCCTATTATTTGAACAAAAAGGCAATCGTCGAAATTACTCGTGAAAGAAAAATGAATAG gaacaaTATGGGATTTTTCGTAGACAAAGTGTCAGAGGATTCTTTTTATCAAAACCTATTGATTGGCCTTCCAAATGTACTGGATAAATTACCCAACATACACGAGAAAAAATTGAACCGTTATCCTCCGGCAACTAAGCTACAAGTGAGAAATTGGGAAAACTCAAATGGAGTGAATTTGCCACAGGACCTCCATGATTTCTACTTGTCTTGTAATGGACTTTCGTATACTTATACCTTCTCCTACGAACCGACCAATCGGGAGGATCAAAAGATCAATAAGTTGCATGCGAAAATCGAAATTAACCCCATTGAAAATCTGATTCTGATCGTAGGATACGAAATTAAATCCACTGCGAGAATTTACTATGATGgatatttttataaattagACTTGAGCGCCGAGAGCAAAGTGTTCGAATTGTCGAAAAACGAAAATTTCCAGGTTGTGCTCGTATACACAGATCGAAAAAATCTGTCATCGATATGGATATATAAGAATGGGATATTTTATTTTACCGCCAGTGATGTAACAACCTATTTGAGAATGGCTATAGCACATTTGGGCGCACCTGGTTGGCAGTACATTTTTTCTCCTCTTGTCTTGCCCGGACGAACCAGAGAAATGTTGAATGTAATAGCTCCCAGTATTCTCACCAGAACACTCAACCAAGATAGCAATGTTGCAGAATTAAACGTGATTAATCCAAACCTGTTCAATGTCGATTACGAAGGCATGAATGAATCTAAAAAGTGTAATGAAACGTtactgaataaaaaatttagtgCCAACACCATTGGTCGCAAATCAAGTAGTGCTACGATAGGTAGGAAATCTAGTACTGCAACGATTGGTAGGAAAGCAAGTTCCGTTGTTTCATCTAATTcagagaaattgaaaaaaagaacgATTTCGAAACGTCGCCCATTCACGCCAAGATTTTAG